A part of Fimbriiglobus ruber genomic DNA contains:
- a CDS encoding GIDE domain-containing protein translates to MLAANGSLIPLIFVLVIFLIGGVVFCILAWVIYRSRRRIAAIEGTEASDVADLDEGYAKVRGKVVALEDLLKSPLAGTRCVYFHIKIEEQRTRTVTDYSSGGNNSFGGMTRTRTETYWVTVLDDKQAARCGIEDRTGLARVELLDAEPELNPTAHTQSGLFSSISPRVKRRLEDMYGYSTKGFFFNKTARYKETVIEEGDKLFVIGDVELTRSGKPCFVRGSRPFIVSDKTEAKLLAAYQRRVLWGSIGAVATVVLTIALGAVVGVVFGGGRAGQRQQVAQNDPFNPPGFGGFADPGGQDQGAAINRAFVDLVSPDPGTRERAADALARMSPDPSRRWEVVVRLKMLQVDPDPATRDAVQRALRVWDTPAVAGGPNLPPLPPPDPRPPVDRPDPFAGPGQDRPEPNRVRPGAPRRRAEDDNPFKEGNHYQPSNVKELPPVAVPWTAVADPAAGTFTGAPTVGRGVIPMGFGPPDVVFPLLPSAFVAVYPGNKAARKLNTDGLFQVYDLRTMKAAGGPFRAKTALGEHFVLSPDGAYAAGRVVGGTVNTEIEVIATGTSRSVRRIEAGHDPKEFAFPIGFVSPTRLLTKTHENQLPDFSELTHYKVWDVTTGEEVAHFAYDVVYNSMFCGVSSGGRYLTFWDAKTIRGHRLVVFDLTTGKVVGDVMLQPRSEPHGSSTGMAFSPDGKELAILWRISRKTTSWGKILVYNATTGTRTAELPVGQLVKNMDSVYSNGGAQTIQYTPDGSGWLIFGHLVVNRKTGEVARRIGPEPKWQGEVLPRRFVGPNYLTTLVKSGIDTGLTLEPATASADGF, encoded by the coding sequence ATGCTCGCCGCAAACGGATCACTCATCCCACTGATCTTCGTGCTGGTCATCTTCCTGATCGGCGGGGTTGTCTTTTGCATCCTCGCGTGGGTCATTTACCGCAGTCGACGGCGGATCGCCGCCATCGAGGGGACGGAAGCGTCGGACGTCGCCGACCTGGACGAGGGGTACGCCAAGGTCCGGGGTAAGGTCGTCGCCCTGGAAGACCTCCTCAAAAGCCCGCTGGCCGGTACCAGATGCGTTTACTTCCACATCAAGATCGAGGAACAACGGACCCGCACGGTCACGGATTACAGTTCCGGTGGCAATAACTCGTTCGGCGGAATGACGCGGACGCGGACCGAGACGTACTGGGTCACGGTCCTCGACGACAAGCAGGCCGCCCGCTGCGGGATCGAAGACCGCACCGGACTCGCGCGGGTCGAACTGCTCGACGCCGAGCCCGAACTGAACCCGACGGCCCACACCCAGTCCGGCCTCTTTTCGAGCATCTCGCCCCGGGTGAAGCGGCGTCTGGAAGACATGTACGGGTATTCGACCAAGGGCTTCTTCTTCAACAAGACCGCCCGGTACAAGGAAACGGTCATCGAGGAAGGCGACAAGCTGTTCGTCATCGGCGACGTGGAACTGACGCGGAGCGGGAAGCCCTGCTTCGTGAGAGGGTCGCGACCCTTCATCGTGTCCGACAAGACCGAGGCGAAACTGCTCGCCGCCTACCAGCGGCGCGTCCTCTGGGGCAGCATCGGCGCGGTGGCGACCGTCGTACTCACGATCGCACTGGGCGCGGTCGTCGGCGTGGTCTTCGGCGGCGGGCGGGCGGGTCAACGACAGCAGGTCGCGCAGAACGACCCGTTCAACCCGCCGGGCTTCGGCGGGTTCGCCGACCCCGGCGGGCAAGATCAGGGCGCCGCCATCAACCGAGCCTTCGTCGACCTGGTCTCCCCCGACCCGGGCACCCGCGAGCGTGCGGCTGACGCGCTGGCCCGGATGTCGCCCGACCCGAGCCGGCGATGGGAAGTCGTTGTGCGATTGAAAATGCTCCAGGTCGACCCCGACCCGGCGACGCGCGACGCCGTGCAACGGGCCCTGCGCGTGTGGGATACGCCGGCCGTGGCGGGCGGACCGAACCTGCCCCCGCTCCCTCCCCCCGACCCCCGGCCGCCCGTCGACCGGCCCGACCCGTTCGCGGGGCCCGGTCAAGACAGGCCGGAGCCGAATCGGGTCCGCCCCGGCGCACCGCGGCGCCGGGCCGAGGACGACAACCCGTTCAAGGAAGGCAACCACTACCAGCCGAGCAACGTCAAAGAATTACCGCCGGTCGCCGTGCCGTGGACCGCAGTCGCCGACCCGGCCGCGGGCACGTTCACCGGCGCGCCGACCGTCGGCCGGGGCGTGATCCCGATGGGATTCGGTCCGCCGGATGTGGTGTTCCCGCTGCTCCCGAGTGCCTTCGTCGCCGTTTATCCGGGTAACAAAGCCGCCAGGAAGCTAAACACCGACGGCCTATTTCAGGTGTACGACCTGCGGACGATGAAGGCGGCCGGCGGGCCGTTCCGGGCCAAAACGGCGCTCGGCGAACACTTCGTTCTGAGCCCGGACGGGGCCTACGCCGCCGGCCGCGTGGTCGGCGGCACGGTCAACACCGAGATCGAGGTGATCGCCACCGGCACCAGCCGGTCGGTCCGCCGGATCGAGGCGGGGCACGACCCGAAGGAGTTCGCCTTCCCGATCGGGTTCGTGAGTCCGACCCGCCTGCTCACGAAGACCCACGAGAACCAGTTGCCGGACTTCTCCGAACTGACGCACTACAAGGTGTGGGACGTGACGACCGGCGAGGAGGTCGCCCACTTCGCTTACGACGTGGTGTACAACTCGATGTTTTGCGGCGTGTCGTCCGGCGGCCGCTACCTGACCTTTTGGGACGCCAAGACGATTCGGGGCCACCGGCTCGTCGTCTTCGACCTGACGACCGGGAAAGTCGTCGGCGACGTCATGCTCCAGCCCCGGTCCGAGCCGCACGGCTCGTCGACGGGCATGGCGTTCTCCCCGGACGGGAAAGAACTCGCCATCCTCTGGCGGATCAGCCGGAAAACCACGTCCTGGGGGAAGATCCTGGTCTACAACGCGACGACCGGCACCCGGACGGCGGAACTGCCGGTCGGACAACTCGTGAAGAACATGGACTCGGTTTACAGCAACGGCGGCGCGCAGACCATCCAGTACACCCCGGACGGGTCGGGCTGGCTGATCTTCGGGCACCTCGTCGTGAACCGTAAGACGGGCGAGGTCGCCCGGCGAATCGGCCCCGAGCCGAAGTGGCAGGGCGAAGTCCTCCCCCGCCGGTTCGTCGGACCGAACTACCTGACGACGCTGGTCAAATCCGGGATCGATACCGGCTTGACGCTCGAACCCGCGACCGCTTCGGCCGACGGGTTCTGA
- a CDS encoding alpha/beta hydrolase family protein, producing the protein MPSVRQVVTVLLLGGLVAALTGTAPAAEPKAFPGTSSKWEGFPKYDFKIDGTDVTVVAPAEPLPGRPWVWRAEFFGAFADADKAMVKAGWHLVYARTSDLFGAPKAMKKWEGVYDALVADYGFHKKPGLIGLSRGGLYCMNWAATHPDKTLAVYLDNAVCDFKSWPGGKQKGHGTAQGSDGEWKKMLAAYDFKTDAEAIEYKLNPVDNLAPLVKAKIPLLLVYGDADKVVPIKENSALVFERYTALGGPVKQFVKPGQDHHPHGLKDVTPVVEFFTAALEARK; encoded by the coding sequence ATGCCCTCCGTTCGCCAGGTTGTAACGGTACTTCTCCTCGGCGGGTTGGTCGCGGCTCTGACCGGCACGGCCCCGGCGGCCGAGCCGAAGGCGTTCCCCGGGACGTCTTCCAAGTGGGAAGGGTTTCCCAAGTACGACTTCAAGATCGACGGGACGGACGTGACCGTGGTCGCCCCGGCAGAACCCCTGCCCGGCCGCCCGTGGGTGTGGCGGGCCGAGTTTTTCGGCGCGTTCGCGGACGCGGACAAGGCGATGGTGAAAGCCGGGTGGCACCTCGTCTACGCCCGCACGTCGGACCTGTTCGGCGCACCGAAGGCGATGAAGAAATGGGAGGGCGTGTACGACGCGCTCGTGGCCGACTACGGGTTCCACAAGAAGCCCGGCCTGATCGGATTGAGTCGGGGCGGGTTGTACTGCATGAACTGGGCGGCCACCCACCCCGACAAGACGCTCGCGGTCTACCTGGACAACGCCGTCTGCGACTTCAAGAGCTGGCCCGGTGGTAAGCAGAAGGGCCACGGCACGGCTCAGGGGTCGGACGGTGAATGGAAGAAGATGCTCGCGGCCTACGACTTCAAGACCGACGCCGAGGCGATCGAATACAAGTTGAACCCGGTCGACAACCTCGCCCCACTCGTGAAAGCCAAGATCCCGCTCCTGCTCGTCTACGGCGACGCGGACAAGGTGGTCCCCATCAAGGAAAACTCGGCCCTCGTGTTCGAGCGGTACACGGCCCTGGGCGGGCCGGTGAAGCAATTCGTGAAGCCCGGCCAGGACCACCACCCGCACGGGCTCAAGGACGTGACGCCAGTGGTCGAGTTCTTCACCGCGGCCCTGGAAGCCCGGAAGTAG
- a CDS encoding glycoside hydrolase family 71/99-like protein — MSRHVCILGCAIVLIVTFTAPSLPAVAEEAPPPRIKSPVDATTLHHKVLCGYQGWFRCPGDPARQGWRHWSRNGRMIGAGSLSFEMWPDMAEYDDDEKYATPGFMYPDGKPAHLFSSANPKTVDRHFRWMEQYGIDGVFLQRFLVDLNNRSGEQVLTHVRAAAAKTGRAYALCYDLTDAPKDKLFDTLTADWKRLVDEAKVTGDSRYLRHNGKPVLFVWGFYSDRFGPDLANRVIDFFKNDPKYGVTLVGGCQWAWRTEKDLAWAKVFRRFDVISPWNVGNFERVDGRKYAATGYWKDDLEAAKKAGMAYLPVIYPGFSWVNLKGRAATRDTMPRMKGEFFWQQFSAAADLGIDMAYVAMFDEVDEGTAILKVSNTPPTPGRFATYEGLPSDWYLRLTGEGTKVIRGERKNQKTVPIEP; from the coding sequence ATGTCGCGGCACGTGTGCATCCTCGGGTGCGCCATTGTCTTGATTGTTACCTTCACCGCGCCGTCCCTTCCCGCGGTCGCAGAAGAAGCGCCGCCCCCTCGCATCAAATCCCCCGTCGACGCGACCACGCTCCATCACAAAGTTCTCTGCGGGTATCAAGGGTGGTTCCGCTGTCCCGGCGACCCGGCCCGACAGGGCTGGCGGCACTGGAGCCGGAACGGGCGGATGATCGGAGCCGGGTCGCTGTCGTTCGAGATGTGGCCGGACATGGCCGAGTACGACGACGACGAAAAGTACGCCACCCCCGGCTTCATGTACCCGGACGGCAAGCCCGCCCACCTGTTCAGCTCCGCCAACCCGAAGACCGTCGACCGGCACTTCCGCTGGATGGAACAATACGGCATCGACGGCGTCTTCCTCCAGCGGTTCCTCGTGGACCTGAACAACCGCTCGGGCGAGCAAGTGCTCACCCACGTCCGGGCGGCGGCCGCCAAGACGGGCCGCGCGTACGCCCTCTGCTACGACCTGACCGACGCCCCGAAGGACAAGCTGTTCGACACACTGACGGCCGACTGGAAGCGCCTCGTCGACGAGGCGAAGGTTACGGGGGATAGCCGGTATCTCCGCCACAACGGCAAGCCGGTCTTATTCGTGTGGGGCTTTTACAGCGACCGCTTCGGGCCGGACCTGGCGAACCGCGTCATCGACTTCTTCAAGAACGACCCCAAGTACGGCGTGACGCTCGTCGGCGGATGCCAGTGGGCGTGGCGGACGGAGAAAGACCTCGCGTGGGCCAAGGTCTTCCGCCGGTTCGACGTCATCAGCCCGTGGAACGTGGGCAACTTCGAGCGGGTCGACGGGCGCAAATACGCGGCCACGGGTTACTGGAAAGACGACCTCGAAGCGGCGAAGAAGGCGGGCATGGCGTACCTCCCGGTCATTTACCCGGGCTTCTCGTGGGTGAATTTGAAAGGGCGGGCCGCGACCCGGGACACGATGCCCCGGATGAAAGGCGAGTTTTTCTGGCAGCAGTTTTCGGCCGCCGCTGACCTCGGAATCGACATGGCCTACGTCGCGATGTTCGACGAGGTCGATGAGGGAACAGCCATCCTCAAGGTCAGCAACACGCCCCCCACGCCGGGCCGCTTCGCTACGTACGAGGGGCTGCCGTCGGACTGGTACCTGCGGCTGACCGGCGAGGGAACGAAGGTCATTCGGGGTGAGCGGAAGAATCAGAAAACTGTCCCGATCGAGCCGTAG
- a CDS encoding acyl-CoA desaturase — translation MIQSAVAVQPVVRPKILPVYVGVLIAFHALVPLAFVPYFFTWWGIPILLIGNAVFGSIGINLGYHRLLTHRSLQVPGWLEKIFVVCGICSLEGPPLKWVATHRMHHQTSDEEGDPHSPVDHFYWGHMGWIYTEDKRFKGFGPYEKYVPDLLTDRFMRWLHKKNRWAKIYLAHLAAILVGAFVIGWAVTGELEDAVQITAQAFAWGIVVRTVYVWHITWLVNSASHRWGYRNYETSDRSRNNWVVAALTNGEGWHNNHHAAPRSAAHGHRWWEIDLTYTFIRMLEVVGLAKQVVPIKVAGYKSKDAEKAA, via the coding sequence ATGATCCAGTCCGCAGTCGCGGTCCAGCCCGTCGTTCGGCCGAAGATTCTCCCGGTATACGTCGGCGTCCTGATCGCCTTCCACGCGCTGGTGCCCCTCGCCTTCGTGCCCTATTTCTTTACGTGGTGGGGCATTCCGATCCTTCTGATCGGGAACGCGGTCTTCGGCTCCATCGGGATCAACCTCGGCTACCACCGGCTGCTCACGCACCGGTCGCTCCAGGTTCCGGGGTGGCTGGAAAAGATCTTCGTCGTCTGCGGCATCTGCAGCCTCGAAGGGCCGCCGCTCAAGTGGGTGGCCACGCACCGGATGCACCACCAGACGAGCGACGAGGAAGGCGACCCGCACAGCCCGGTCGACCACTTCTACTGGGGCCACATGGGCTGGATTTACACTGAAGACAAGCGGTTCAAGGGCTTCGGCCCGTACGAAAAGTACGTCCCGGACCTACTCACCGATCGGTTCATGCGGTGGCTGCACAAGAAGAACCGCTGGGCGAAGATTTACCTGGCCCACCTCGCGGCCATCCTGGTCGGGGCGTTCGTGATCGGCTGGGCGGTCACGGGCGAACTCGAGGACGCGGTGCAAATCACCGCTCAGGCGTTCGCGTGGGGCATCGTGGTCCGCACCGTGTACGTGTGGCACATCACCTGGCTGGTGAACTCGGCGTCGCACCGCTGGGGCTACCGCAACTACGAGACGTCCGACCGGAGCCGGAACAACTGGGTCGTGGCCGCGCTGACGAACGGCGAGGGCTGGCACAACAACCACCACGCCGCCCCGCGCAGCGCCGCCCACGGCCACCGCTGGTGGGAAATCGACCTCACGTATACGTTCATCCGCATGCTGGAAGTCGTCGGGCTGGCGAAACAGGTGGTGCCGATCAAGGTCGCGGGATACAAATCGAAGGACGCGGAAAAAGCGGCGTGA
- a CDS encoding protein kinase domain-containing protein: MHDLMKCVVEAVVHQGIGGLFEFVPGGNYLYAIGADAYKRYQDKKAAKKLEDEVKEAIVAKADAAIRAAQQAVEASDAARRLPPREKELLTQWVAGIPDAARASLMRKDDPTGTTLPDGYAIRSPEDVVKLLPQTPPRFAAGEWVPGRVDNWRLVRKLGGGGFGEVWLANHAWKTRDGKPEQRAVKFCTDPIARTRLVTHEKDLIVRVMQHAGEHPNIVPLLECHLSGDAPWLMYEYVPGGTLADLMLEWAKLPPAERVNRAVLMLDTIAAAVGHCHKIHPPIVHRDLKPANVLLADGIPRVTDFGIGGTAVQFLMREERHGFPSTKGGVLPSLLSGSYSLIYASPQQRGGEPSDPRDDVHALGILAYQLLTGRLDAEVKGNWQKRLQMNGIVQTLIDLIGDSVSDEISDRPANANAWREALPGSMRSVAATSHSLPAPAPFTAPISVPAPHAWQITARGEWYRRQAGNPGRRWKKATNNPSEVLIRSGEEYRLSFEKDIVDADLAGLTHLSGLTALTHLELRYCRQVTNAGLAHLRGLTALTALDLKYCEQITDAGLAYLQGLTILTYLDLHGCQEVTDAGLAHLQGLTALTHLDLGGCQEVTDAGLAHLQGLTTLTHLDLHGCQEVTDAGLAHLQGLTTLTHLDLGGCQQVTDAGLAHLQGLTALTHLDLGGCRQVTDAGLAHLQGLTALTHLDLGGCRQVTDAGLAHLQGLKLQDLCLSSCQHVTTATLDLFRDYIISLNLSYCKQVTDTWLAMIGNYPFLRNLHLTGCSQVKDTGLKHFRRLDELFGLFLPECDKLTDAGLAHLRRGKSLRLLYLPESKREHKIARLYSLISRHHHKITNHGVESLRKALPDCEIQQPSWWTI; this comes from the coding sequence ATGCACGACCTCATGAAATGCGTCGTCGAGGCGGTCGTTCACCAGGGCATCGGCGGACTCTTCGAGTTCGTCCCCGGCGGGAATTACCTCTACGCGATCGGAGCCGACGCCTACAAGCGGTACCAGGACAAGAAGGCCGCGAAGAAGCTGGAAGACGAGGTGAAGGAAGCGATTGTGGCGAAAGCCGACGCCGCGATCCGGGCCGCGCAGCAGGCGGTCGAGGCATCGGACGCGGCCCGGCGACTGCCGCCGCGCGAGAAGGAATTGCTCACGCAATGGGTCGCCGGCATCCCGGACGCGGCCCGGGCATCACTGATGCGCAAGGACGACCCCACCGGCACCACACTGCCAGACGGGTACGCGATCCGCTCGCCAGAGGATGTGGTAAAGCTGTTGCCGCAGACGCCGCCCCGGTTCGCGGCCGGCGAGTGGGTACCCGGTCGCGTCGACAACTGGCGGCTCGTGAGGAAGCTCGGTGGCGGCGGGTTCGGCGAAGTCTGGCTGGCGAATCACGCCTGGAAAACGCGCGACGGGAAGCCGGAGCAGCGGGCCGTCAAGTTTTGCACCGACCCGATCGCGCGCACCCGCCTGGTGACGCACGAGAAAGATCTGATCGTCCGCGTGATGCAGCACGCCGGGGAGCACCCGAATATCGTCCCCCTGCTGGAATGCCATCTCTCCGGCGACGCCCCGTGGCTGATGTACGAATACGTCCCCGGTGGTACGCTCGCCGACCTGATGCTCGAATGGGCGAAGCTACCGCCGGCCGAGCGCGTCAATCGAGCCGTTCTCATGCTGGACACGATCGCCGCCGCGGTCGGCCATTGCCACAAGATTCATCCGCCGATCGTTCACCGGGACCTCAAGCCCGCCAACGTACTCTTGGCCGACGGCATCCCGCGTGTCACCGATTTCGGCATCGGCGGTACCGCGGTTCAATTCCTGATGCGCGAGGAGAGGCACGGTTTCCCCTCGACAAAGGGGGGCGTCCTTCCCTCGCTCCTCAGCGGATCGTACAGTCTGATTTACGCCAGCCCTCAACAGCGCGGCGGCGAACCATCCGACCCTCGCGACGATGTCCATGCTTTAGGCATCCTCGCGTACCAGCTGTTGACAGGACGACTTGACGCGGAGGTCAAAGGGAACTGGCAAAAGCGGTTACAAATGAACGGAATTGTCCAGACCCTGATCGACTTGATCGGAGACAGCGTATCGGACGAAATCAGCGACCGTCCAGCTAATGCGAACGCATGGCGAGAGGCGCTTCCTGGCTCTATGCGCTCAGTCGCTGCCACGTCTCATTCTCTGCCCGCTCCCGCGCCTTTTACAGCGCCCATTTCTGTTCCCGCGCCCCATGCATGGCAAATTACGGCGCGAGGGGAATGGTATCGACGCCAAGCTGGAAATCCTGGTCGACGATGGAAGAAAGCCACAAATAACCCAAGCGAAGTCCTTATCAGGTCTGGCGAAGAATACCGATTAAGCTTTGAAAAGGACATTGTCGATGCGGATCTTGCAGGGCTAACACACCTCAGCGGCCTCACCGCACTCACCCACCTCGAACTACGCTACTGCAGGCAGGTGACGAACGCCGGACTAGCCCACCTCCGCGGGCTCACCGCGCTCACGGCCCTTGACTTGAAGTATTGCGAACAGATCACGGATGCAGGTCTGGCCTATCTCCAAGGACTTACCATACTCACTTACCTCGATCTGCACGGCTGCCAGGAGGTGACAGATGCCGGGCTCGCCCACCTCCAAGGGCTCACCGCACTCACCCACCTCGATCTGGGTGGCTGCCAGGAGGTGACAGATGCCGGGCTCGCCCACCTCCAAGGGCTCACCACACTCACCCACCTCGATCTGCACGGCTGCCAGGAGGTGACAGATGCCGGGCTCGCCCACCTCCAAGGGCTCACCACACTCACCCACCTCGATCTGGGCGGCTGCCAGCAGGTGACAGATGCCGGGCTCGCCCACCTCCAAGGGCTCACCGCACTCACCCACCTCGATCTGGGCGGCTGCCGGCAGGTGACAGATGCCGGGCTCGCCCACCTCCAAGGGCTCACCGCACTCACCCACCTCGATCTGGGCGGCTGCCGGCAGGTGACAGATGCCGGGCTCGCCCACCTCCAAGGACTCAAGCTTCAAGATCTCTGCCTTAGTAGTTGCCAGCATGTGACCACTGCGACATTAGACCTTTTCAGAGATTACATTATAAGCCTCAATCTGAGTTATTGTAAGCAGGTGACAGACACTTGGCTGGCCATGATCGGAAACTACCCTTTTTTGCGCAACCTTCACCTGACAGGATGCAGTCAGGTGAAGGACACTGGGCTTAAACACTTCCGACGGCTCGACGAGCTATTTGGTCTTTTTCTACCCGAGTGTGATAAATTGACAGATGCCGGACTAGCCCACCTCCGACGTGGTAAAAGTCTTCGCCTTCTCTATCTACCCGAGAGCAAAAGAGAACACAAGATAGCTAGACTATATAGTCTAATATCAAGACATCATCATAAAATCACTAATCATGGCGTCGAATCGCTCAGGAAGGCTCTGCCGGATTGTGAAATCCAACAGCCGTCTTGGTGGACCATTTAG
- a CDS encoding SdrD B-like domain-containing protein, protein MARLGPRHSDKTPKTPVRSPRPELLHLEDRSTPSTLSGTIFADENSNLVQDAGEPGLANVSVTLANSATGAASSIMTTTDANGNFSFANLPDGTYTVTVVPTPSTTPVGPTTRTVTIAGQDVSGINLGLLPNGKITGTAYADLNGNGSLDPTEPGIAGIAVSLTQPNGTVVSTTTTAADGTFSFSGLPDGVYHVSFAAPVNYTPTSTAAMSVTIQGGNTETGENLGFKPSTSITGVVNANGATTLTPVAGAVVTLELNGSTSNELTTTTNSTGTYYFANVPTGTDTVSVAAQQGTTFNTADGSNSQSVTVAANSTGTANFTLSYPGWVSGSLFNDLNGNGVQDPGEVNITPVRVQVDLFGNGVLQDVTPRIMGDGSFTIAGLSDGTHEIVITPPSGYTATTQTRETFTIKNGSAATITPIGIRIAPGAQVAIGSGTGSGAVVYNFTTDTSGGLTETSGLSVAPTGSATGTRVLMADVNGDGIPDLVTATGPGETAMIHVYDGKTGAELVPGGIQVFENGFSGGLNIAAGDFNGDGKADIVVAADTGGGPRIQILNISAFLPGAAAGTPKVLADFMGIADPSFRGGTRVAVGDLNGDGTPDLVVAAGTGGGPRVAIFDGTSLTPGSTPKRLVADFFAFESSLRNGAVVAVGDINGDGHADLIAAAGPGGAPRVEVFDGTGILANQGANASQLADFFVNNDTTSRNGTQITVKDVDGDGKGDIVVSSGGTVYVYTGKNLAANPTDPDVNVTLAPFGGASSLNVG, encoded by the coding sequence ATGGCGCGGCTCGGACCTCGACACTCGGACAAGACTCCCAAGACCCCCGTTCGGTCCCCGCGGCCGGAACTCCTGCACCTCGAAGACCGGTCGACGCCTTCGACCCTCTCTGGGACCATCTTCGCGGACGAGAACAGCAACCTGGTGCAGGACGCGGGCGAGCCCGGACTCGCGAACGTGAGCGTCACCCTCGCCAACAGCGCGACCGGGGCGGCCTCCAGCATCATGACCACGACCGACGCCAACGGCAACTTCTCGTTCGCCAACCTGCCCGACGGCACGTACACCGTGACCGTCGTCCCGACGCCCAGCACAACGCCTGTCGGGCCGACCACCCGGACCGTGACCATCGCCGGGCAAGACGTCAGCGGCATCAACCTCGGGCTGCTGCCGAACGGCAAGATCACCGGCACCGCCTACGCCGACCTGAACGGGAACGGCTCCCTCGACCCCACCGAGCCGGGCATCGCCGGGATCGCGGTCAGCCTCACCCAGCCGAACGGGACCGTGGTGTCCACCACCACGACGGCCGCCGACGGAACCTTCAGCTTTAGCGGGCTCCCGGACGGCGTCTACCACGTCTCGTTCGCCGCCCCGGTCAACTACACGCCGACCAGCACCGCGGCGATGTCGGTCACGATCCAGGGCGGCAACACCGAGACCGGCGAAAACCTCGGCTTCAAGCCGTCCACCTCGATCACCGGCGTCGTCAACGCGAACGGGGCGACCACGCTCACCCCCGTCGCCGGCGCGGTCGTGACACTCGAACTGAACGGCAGCACGAGTAACGAGCTGACGACCACGACCAACTCGACCGGCACGTACTACTTCGCCAACGTCCCGACCGGCACCGATACGGTCAGCGTCGCCGCCCAACAGGGGACGACCTTCAACACCGCGGACGGGTCGAACTCGCAGTCCGTGACCGTCGCCGCGAACAGCACGGGCACCGCCAACTTCACCCTCTCGTACCCCGGGTGGGTGTCCGGCAGCCTGTTCAACGACCTGAACGGGAACGGCGTCCAGGACCCCGGCGAGGTGAACATTACGCCGGTCCGCGTCCAGGTCGACCTGTTCGGCAACGGCGTATTGCAAGACGTGACGCCACGGATCATGGGCGACGGGTCGTTCACCATCGCCGGCCTCTCCGACGGGACGCACGAGATCGTCATCACCCCGCCGAGCGGGTACACGGCCACCACGCAGACCCGCGAGACGTTCACCATCAAGAACGGGTCGGCCGCCACGATCACGCCGATCGGCATCCGCATCGCCCCGGGAGCCCAGGTCGCCATCGGGTCCGGGACCGGGTCCGGCGCGGTCGTGTACAACTTCACGACCGACACGTCGGGCGGGCTGACCGAGACGTCCGGCCTCTCCGTCGCCCCGACGGGCTCGGCCACCGGGACGCGGGTTCTCATGGCCGACGTCAACGGCGACGGCATTCCCGACCTCGTCACGGCCACCGGCCCGGGCGAGACGGCGATGATCCACGTTTACGACGGGAAGACCGGGGCCGAGCTGGTCCCGGGCGGCATCCAGGTGTTCGAGAACGGGTTCTCCGGCGGCCTGAACATCGCGGCCGGGGACTTCAACGGCGACGGCAAGGCGGACATCGTGGTGGCCGCGGACACCGGCGGCGGCCCCCGCATCCAGATTCTGAACATCTCCGCGTTCCTCCCGGGCGCCGCTGCGGGCACGCCCAAGGTGCTGGCGGACTTCATGGGAATCGCGGACCCGAGCTTCCGTGGGGGGACGCGGGTGGCGGTCGGCGACCTGAACGGGGACGGGACGCCCGACCTCGTGGTCGCGGCCGGCACCGGCGGGGGGCCGCGGGTCGCGATCTTCGACGGGACGTCGTTGACCCCAGGGTCGACCCCGAAGCGGTTGGTGGCCGACTTCTTCGCCTTCGAATCGAGCCTCCGGAACGGCGCGGTGGTCGCGGTCGGGGACATCAACGGCGACGGCCACGCCGACCTCATCGCGGCGGCCGGCCCGGGCGGGGCCCCGCGGGTCGAGGTGTTCGACGGGACCGGCATCCTGGCGAACCAGGGGGCGAACGCGTCCCAGCTCGCGGACTTCTTCGTGAACAACGATACGACGAGCCGGAACGGAACCCAAATCACGGTCAAGGACGTGGACGGGGACGGCAAGGGGGACATCGTCGTCAGCAGCGGGGGGACGGTGTACGTCTACACCGGCAAGAACCTCGCGGCGAACCCGACCGACCCGGACGTCAACGTGACGCTCGCCCCGTTCGGCGGCGCGTCGAGCCTGAACGTCGGGTAA
- a CDS encoding 3'-5' exonuclease: MPDVLPLPPVDRPFVAIDFETADHGPDSACAIGLVRVEGWRVVARATALIRPPRSRILFTWVHGITWDMVAESPRFADAWPKLAPILDGAAALVAHNAPFDRRVLTACCTVAGLPVPPQPFHCTVRLARKAWNARPNDLASVCRRLGIGLKHHDAGSDAEACARIVIAAAARGGHVPAAAAADC; the protein is encoded by the coding sequence ATGCCCGATGTCTTGCCGCTCCCGCCGGTCGACCGGCCGTTCGTCGCGATCGACTTCGAGACGGCCGACCACGGGCCGGATAGCGCGTGCGCGATCGGGCTCGTGCGGGTCGAGGGGTGGCGGGTCGTCGCGCGGGCGACGGCCCTCATCCGCCCGCCCCGGTCGCGGATTCTGTTCACCTGGGTCCACGGGATCACCTGGGACATGGTCGCCGAGTCGCCGCGGTTCGCGGACGCCTGGCCGAAGCTGGCGCCGATTCTCGACGGGGCGGCCGCGCTGGTCGCCCACAACGCCCCGTTCGACCGCCGCGTGTTGACCGCGTGCTGCACCGTGGCCGGCCTCCCGGTCCCGCCCCAGCCGTTCCATTGCACCGTGCGGCTCGCCCGGAAGGCGTGGAACGCGCGGCCGAACGACCTGGCGAGCGTCTGCCGGCGCCTGGGCATCGGCCTCAAGCACCACGACGCCGGGTCGGACGCCGAGGCGTGCGCGCGGATCGTCATCGCGGCGGCCGCGCGCGGCGGACACGTGCCGGCTGCGGCGGCGGCCGACTGTTGA